A genomic window from Chlorobium phaeobacteroides DSM 266 includes:
- a CDS encoding substrate-binding domain-containing protein has protein sequence MLHRTMRPEISLRSKRVAAGIALLLLFALPLYLFFFRNSTEPAASREQSPTAGQLSISVDSPLYSIVNSQAQVFSDHYPDAHLLVKAELSSKTLLRLLQNESDAALITGDMIAAEDSLFTRFGRRLRKEPVARDAVICIVNRQNPLAKLSVGELSRLYAKRESGVMVRQGQERRFSAWIAGNDYRLVMAVRKLFHFEHETLSAWQSRDSRELAGRISEDPDAVGLLFLSSFRTLSLNDEALQKIKVLAISSNPDGDRPELPSQESIYDGSYPLGVIVHYIYFQDNDLAAGFGSWLSREGQKSFERSYLAPFRQPPRTIILN, from the coding sequence ATGCTGCATCGGACCATGAGGCCTGAAATTTCTTTACGCAGTAAACGTGTGGCGGCGGGTATTGCGCTCCTGTTGCTTTTTGCTTTGCCGCTCTATCTCTTTTTCTTCAGGAATAGTACCGAACCGGCTGCATCCAGGGAACAATCGCCGACGGCAGGCCAGCTCTCCATTTCGGTCGATTCGCCGCTGTATTCGATCGTCAACAGCCAGGCGCAGGTTTTCAGCGATCACTATCCCGATGCTCATCTGCTGGTTAAGGCGGAGCTCTCTTCAAAGACACTCTTGCGTCTTTTGCAAAATGAATCCGATGCCGCTCTCATCACCGGCGACATGATCGCAGCGGAAGATTCGCTGTTCACGAGGTTCGGGCGAAGGTTGCGCAAGGAACCGGTTGCGCGCGACGCCGTGATCTGTATTGTCAATCGTCAGAACCCGCTCGCAAAGCTCTCTGTTGGCGAGCTTTCGCGTCTCTATGCAAAACGGGAGAGCGGCGTGATGGTTCGTCAAGGTCAGGAGAGGAGGTTTTCAGCCTGGATTGCCGGAAACGATTATCGTCTGGTGATGGCCGTCCGCAAATTGTTTCATTTCGAACACGAGACGCTCTCTGCATGGCAGAGCAGGGATAGCAGGGAGCTTGCAGGGAGGATTTCCGAAGATCCCGATGCCGTTGGTCTTCTTTTTCTTTCATCGTTCAGAACGCTTTCGCTGAATGATGAGGCACTGCAAAAAATAAAGGTGCTCGCCATCTCTTCGAATCCGGATGGCGACCGGCCGGAACTGCCTTCGCAGGAGAGTATTTATGACGGAAGTTATCCGCTCGGCGTTATCGTTCACTATATCTATTTTCAGGACAATGATCTTGCTGCGGGATTCGGATCCTGGCTTTCGAGAGAGGGGCAGAAAAGTTTTGAGAGAAGTTATCTTGCTCCGTTCCGTCAACCGCCGAGAACAATTATTCTGAACTGA
- the argC gene encoding N-acetyl-gamma-glutamyl-phosphate reductase has product MAGSEKLTVSIIGASGYSGAELTRLLLRHPHAELEHLYAFSQAGNRFSELYPAITCDKTLEHYSGQCESDLYFLALPHGEALKLLPALEKAGKAVIDLSGDFRLRSTLEHEAFYKQTKPETACLTYGMPELFHERIIGARSISNPGCYATSILLGLAPLFLSETENRVTQVNCTAVSGISGAGRSSKTELSFSEMSENMRAYKVGIHQHTPEIMQTLGTSVTDPSFDFTFTPMIGPFTRGIYAGLTLRLEKPEQAETIESLYRDFYRTAPFVRVREQMTEVRHVVNTNFCDIHIASSSKTGSVVIVSAIDNLLKGAAGQAVQNMNLMFGFDETEGLL; this is encoded by the coding sequence ATGGCAGGTTCAGAAAAACTAACGGTATCGATTATCGGAGCATCCGGCTATTCAGGTGCGGAACTGACAAGGCTCCTGTTGCGCCATCCGCATGCAGAACTTGAGCACCTCTATGCTTTTTCACAGGCAGGCAACCGGTTTTCGGAACTCTACCCCGCCATCACCTGCGATAAAACGCTTGAGCACTACAGCGGCCAGTGCGAAAGCGACCTCTACTTTCTTGCGCTTCCTCACGGAGAGGCACTCAAGCTCCTTCCCGCTCTGGAAAAAGCAGGAAAAGCCGTTATCGATCTGTCCGGCGACTTCAGACTCAGGAGTACCCTTGAACACGAAGCCTTTTACAAGCAGACAAAACCCGAAACGGCATGTCTGACCTATGGAATGCCTGAACTTTTTCATGAAAGGATTATCGGAGCCAGATCGATCAGTAATCCGGGCTGTTATGCCACAAGTATTCTGCTTGGCCTTGCTCCCCTGTTTCTTTCCGAAACGGAAAACAGGGTCACCCAGGTAAACTGTACGGCTGTTTCCGGTATTTCCGGAGCCGGAAGAAGCAGCAAAACCGAACTCTCGTTTTCAGAGATGAGCGAAAACATGCGGGCCTACAAGGTTGGAATCCATCAGCATACGCCCGAGATCATGCAGACGCTTGGAACCTCGGTCACCGATCCATCGTTTGATTTCACCTTTACGCCGATGATCGGTCCGTTTACCAGAGGAATATACGCAGGGCTTACTCTTCGCCTGGAAAAACCCGAACAGGCGGAAACAATCGAGAGCCTCTACCGCGATTTTTACCGGACGGCACCATTTGTGCGGGTAAGGGAACAGATGACGGAAGTTCGTCATGTCGTCAACACCAACTTCTGCGACATCCATATAGCAAGCAGCAGCAAAACCGGCTCGGTGGTCATCGTCAGCGCAATCGACAACCTGCTCAAGGGAGCTGCCGGCCAGGCCGTACAGAACATGAACCTTATGTTCGGCTTTGATGAAACCGAAGGGCTGCTCTAA
- the argJ gene encoding bifunctional glutamate N-acetyltransferase/amino-acid acetyltransferase ArgJ — translation MINLQKAQSVIAALREATMWPDFLTPVPADDDGIRAFWPEGFYSAGMAAGIKQQEKKDLMILFSAKPASAAAVFTRNICSAAPVTVSKEHLLRSSATMRAIVCNSGNANAATGIKGMDDARAMAEETAKVSGLKPQEVFVASTGVIGQLLPMEKIMGSLPRLASELRRDALLDTVEAIMTTDTFEKFFALDVALSAGSVRISGIAKGSGMICPNMATMLCFLATDAGIAPDLLQQALASANSRSFNAITVDGDTSTNDMVAILAGGTGTAIAADTDDYRLFQEALETLMIFLAKLIVIDGEGATKLVEIKVVGAVDDKEAELAARTIANSSLVKTAIHGEDANWGRIIAAAGRSGALFKQEDVAIFFDDLPVLKPGFLADFSEEEAAEIMKKESYAITVKLGTGAGSSRLWSCDLSKEYIEINGSYRS, via the coding sequence GTGATCAATCTTCAAAAAGCACAATCCGTCATCGCCGCTCTCCGTGAGGCCACCATGTGGCCGGATTTTCTGACACCCGTACCTGCCGATGACGATGGAATAAGAGCTTTCTGGCCTGAAGGATTTTACAGTGCCGGAATGGCTGCCGGAATAAAACAACAGGAAAAAAAGGATCTCATGATTCTTTTTTCAGCAAAACCGGCAAGCGCCGCAGCGGTTTTTACCCGCAATATCTGCTCGGCAGCCCCGGTGACGGTTTCAAAAGAGCATCTTCTGCGCTCATCGGCGACAATGCGCGCGATTGTCTGCAACAGCGGCAACGCCAATGCCGCAACCGGCATTAAGGGGATGGACGATGCGCGAGCCATGGCCGAAGAAACGGCAAAGGTATCGGGTCTGAAACCTCAAGAGGTTTTTGTCGCTTCTACAGGAGTGATCGGCCAGTTGCTGCCTATGGAGAAAATTATGGGCAGCCTGCCCCGGCTTGCCAGTGAGCTTCGCCGTGATGCGCTCCTTGACACTGTCGAGGCAATCATGACGACAGACACGTTCGAAAAGTTTTTTGCTCTTGATGTTGCGCTCTCCGCAGGGAGCGTGAGAATAAGCGGTATAGCGAAAGGCTCAGGCATGATTTGCCCGAACATGGCAACCATGCTCTGTTTTCTTGCTACCGACGCCGGCATTGCGCCCGATCTTCTGCAGCAGGCACTCGCATCGGCCAACAGCCGGAGCTTCAATGCCATCACCGTTGACGGCGATACGAGCACCAACGATATGGTTGCGATACTTGCAGGAGGAACCGGAACTGCAATTGCGGCAGACACCGACGATTACCGCCTTTTTCAGGAAGCCCTTGAAACGCTTATGATTTTTCTTGCCAAACTTATCGTTATCGACGGCGAAGGAGCGACCAAGCTGGTTGAAATCAAGGTTGTCGGCGCGGTCGATGATAAAGAGGCCGAACTGGCGGCAAGAACCATCGCAAACTCAAGCCTGGTCAAAACGGCCATACACGGCGAAGATGCAAACTGGGGCAGGATTATCGCTGCTGCCGGGCGTTCAGGAGCCTTGTTCAAACAGGAGGATGTTGCCATTTTCTTTGATGACCTTCCTGTTCTGAAACCGGGATTTCTTGCGGATTTCTCCGAAGAGGAGGCAGCAGAAATCATGAAAAAAGAGAGCTATGCCATCACCGTCAAGCTCGGCACGGGAGCTGGCAGCTCAAGGCTCTGGAGCTGCGATCTCAGCAAGGAGTATATCGAAATCAACGGCAGTTACCGGAGCTGA
- the argB gene encoding acetylglutamate kinase, with translation MNPLCSELKSGRNAPPAAIGQVLIEALPYIRKFEGKTFVIKYGGSAMKDDKLKNSFAQNVTLLRKVGINVVLVHGGGDAITRTAEKMGLSSRFHHGKRVTDIEMISVVQMTLAGKVNQDIVRLISEHGGKAVGVTGLDADTIKAIPCQNADKLGLVGDVESINTLYIDLLCRAGLIPVIAPIGYDEDGSIYNINADDAASSIAIALKAEKLIYVSDVEGIHVGERILKTICKAEAADFIEQGIISGGMIPKVLSAFKTLDGGVGKIHLIDGKFTHSLLLEIFTHEGVGTQFIAEQDNDNPGKR, from the coding sequence ATGAACCCACTGTGCAGCGAATTGAAATCCGGGCGGAATGCCCCTCCCGCAGCAATAGGCCAGGTGCTGATAGAGGCCCTGCCGTATATCCGTAAATTTGAAGGCAAAACCTTTGTCATCAAGTACGGCGGTTCGGCAATGAAGGACGATAAACTCAAAAACAGCTTTGCCCAGAATGTCACCCTGCTCAGAAAGGTAGGCATCAATGTTGTGCTGGTTCACGGCGGCGGAGATGCCATAACCCGGACGGCTGAAAAAATGGGGCTGAGCTCCCGCTTCCATCATGGAAAAAGGGTTACCGACATCGAGATGATCTCGGTTGTACAGATGACGCTGGCGGGCAAGGTCAATCAGGATATCGTCCGCCTGATCAGCGAGCATGGCGGCAAGGCCGTTGGCGTAACCGGACTCGATGCCGATACGATTAAAGCCATACCCTGCCAGAATGCCGACAAACTCGGGCTGGTAGGCGATGTGGAAAGCATCAACACACTCTATATCGACCTGCTCTGCCGGGCCGGGCTGATTCCCGTCATTGCGCCGATAGGCTACGACGAAGATGGCAGCATTTACAACATCAATGCCGACGATGCCGCGAGCAGCATAGCCATCGCCCTTAAAGCCGAAAAACTGATCTATGTCAGCGACGTTGAAGGTATTCATGTTGGCGAGAGAATACTGAAAACCATCTGCAAAGCCGAAGCGGCCGACTTTATAGAACAGGGAATTATTTCAGGAGGCATGATTCCAAAAGTGCTTTCAGCCTTTAAAACGCTTGACGGAGGCGTTGGAAAAATCCATTTGATTGACGGTAAATTTACCCACTCCCTGCTGCTTGAAATATTTACCCATGAAGGTGTCGGAACGCAGTTCATCGCAGAGCAGGATAACGATAACCCCGGAAAACGGTAA